Proteins encoded together in one Planctomyces sp. SH-PL14 window:
- a CDS encoding CRTAC1 family protein, whose product MAPPRPHAIAAARNAAAIVAVLILGAVPSGCEPKRPSPPAPTASEPAAAPAPRALPASYGEFVGAFELGLAALDADVPQMAEASLNRAVELIPDEPAAWADRGLLNLRVGRLPEAERDLAEAQKRAPNDPAIEKLLGLLKQKQGDFGAAAGHLRKALKKDPGDVRTLFSLARLIDQERAPGSEAEYQRLMEQILAQRPDDLMVLSERLRTAARRNDAAAVTDTLKQFDALAPNWETRTQTMLADLKRTLADPKKPSTVAPLLRFTNVLKAERGYARKAAEIQPPDSLLGDPLRAFLTLPASVPQPAAADAAIAFARDESAAFPAGAWKTVLPVWLSSEGNPVTFLASDTELHRADQEVSIPSIPAAPGGIVAIDWNNDQRTDLVVAGPQGLRFLQQKEDGTFEDVTAKTGLPEDVLTGHYGAALAADLDLDADLDLLLSRASDSPLQLRNNFDGTFRPEPVFAEAKGPQQFAWGDFDADGVPDAALLDAEGRLRVYANDRMSSFRPWPASAPTDRFLAIAVADANEDGAFDLVTLRQDGGLLVLADEGKRARWTVAELGRFAGLDSQTAPGAVRLFTGDFDNNGAIDLLASGPSSSLLWLGEAGKSFQPAAAKLPPNLLAAADLAGTGRLGLLGLDPDGQPLQLQSRGEKNYHWLTLRPQATKADGDNRINSFGIGGSIEIRSGTLVAKQPIERPAVHFGLGERPQADIARIDWPNGAPQFEFNLKPDTTVVALQRLKGSCPFLYAWNGERFEFVTDFMWSTPLGMYINASNKGGFLQTTDWVRIPGEQLVERDGHYDLRVNANLWETHFFDQVGLFAVDHPAGTEFFVDERFCMEPSEPTFQLVEKRQPVVRAWDHLGQDATEEVRETDGVHLDRAGRGRYQGVTNDHWVEFDLGPVDPADGPVWLIARGWVHPTDSSVNYALEQGEHARPQGLVLEAPDVPADGRIEDDRPWTGAWKTARDKLGFPAGKNKTVLVRLDGLAGEGVPRRLRLRTTMEIYWDSLAVARGLDPGAVQRTDLVPTQVDLRFRGVVAMTQANPGSPELPHYNQLVGIGQPWRDLIGYHTRFGDIQELVRSVDDRYAILTAGDEVVLRYPVPTPPPAGWKRDFVWVSDGWVKDGDFNTRFGKFVLPLPAHDMTTYDTPPTTLEEDPTYRRHPQDWDVFHTRYVTPELFERGLRPPRSPAPSAAPTAARRTP is encoded by the coding sequence TTGGCACCGCCCCGTCCCCACGCGATCGCCGCTGCGCGGAACGCCGCCGCGATCGTCGCGGTCCTGATCCTCGGCGCGGTTCCCAGCGGCTGCGAGCCGAAGCGTCCCAGCCCTCCGGCGCCGACTGCCAGCGAACCCGCCGCGGCGCCGGCCCCTCGCGCGCTGCCCGCCAGCTACGGCGAGTTCGTCGGGGCCTTCGAACTGGGGCTCGCGGCTCTCGACGCCGACGTGCCGCAGATGGCGGAAGCCAGCCTCAACCGGGCGGTCGAACTCATCCCGGACGAACCCGCCGCCTGGGCCGATCGGGGACTGCTGAACCTCCGCGTCGGCCGCCTTCCGGAAGCGGAGCGGGATCTGGCCGAGGCTCAAAAGCGAGCCCCGAACGATCCGGCCATCGAAAAGCTCCTGGGGCTCCTGAAGCAGAAGCAGGGGGACTTCGGAGCGGCGGCTGGGCACCTGCGGAAGGCCCTTAAAAAGGACCCCGGAGACGTCCGGACGCTGTTCAGCCTCGCCCGCCTGATCGACCAGGAGCGGGCTCCCGGAAGCGAGGCCGAGTACCAGCGGCTGATGGAGCAGATCCTCGCGCAGCGGCCGGACGATCTGATGGTCCTCTCGGAGCGTCTGCGGACCGCGGCCCGGCGGAACGACGCGGCCGCGGTGACGGACACGCTGAAGCAGTTCGACGCCCTCGCGCCGAACTGGGAAACCCGGACGCAGACGATGCTGGCGGACCTGAAGCGGACGCTCGCCGACCCGAAGAAGCCCTCCACGGTTGCCCCGCTCCTGCGGTTCACCAACGTCCTCAAGGCGGAACGCGGTTACGCCCGGAAGGCGGCCGAGATCCAGCCCCCGGATTCGCTGCTCGGCGATCCCCTGCGGGCCTTCCTCACACTGCCCGCGAGCGTGCCGCAGCCCGCGGCGGCCGATGCCGCGATCGCCTTTGCCCGCGACGAATCGGCCGCGTTTCCGGCCGGAGCCTGGAAGACCGTCCTGCCGGTGTGGCTCTCGTCAGAGGGGAATCCGGTGACGTTCCTCGCGAGCGACACGGAGCTCCACCGCGCCGATCAGGAGGTCTCTATCCCCTCGATCCCGGCGGCCCCCGGCGGGATCGTCGCCATCGACTGGAACAATGACCAGCGGACCGACCTCGTCGTGGCGGGTCCCCAGGGGCTGCGGTTCCTGCAGCAGAAGGAGGACGGCACGTTCGAAGATGTGACGGCCAAGACCGGTCTGCCGGAGGACGTTCTGACCGGCCACTACGGCGCCGCGCTGGCGGCGGACCTCGACCTCGACGCCGATCTCGACCTGCTCCTCTCCCGGGCGTCCGACTCGCCGCTCCAGCTGCGGAACAACTTCGACGGGACCTTCAGGCCGGAGCCGGTCTTCGCGGAGGCCAAGGGCCCGCAGCAGTTCGCCTGGGGCGACTTCGACGCGGACGGCGTTCCCGACGCGGCCCTGCTGGACGCAGAGGGACGGCTGCGGGTTTACGCCAACGACCGGATGTCCTCGTTCCGGCCCTGGCCGGCCTCCGCGCCGACCGATCGCTTCCTGGCGATCGCCGTCGCGGACGCCAATGAAGACGGAGCCTTCGACCTCGTGACCCTCCGGCAGGACGGCGGGCTGCTGGTCCTTGCCGATGAAGGAAAGCGGGCCAGGTGGACTGTCGCGGAGCTCGGCCGCTTCGCGGGACTCGATTCCCAGACCGCCCCCGGGGCCGTCCGACTGTTCACGGGCGACTTCGACAACAACGGCGCGATCGATCTCCTGGCCTCGGGACCGTCCAGCTCGCTGCTGTGGCTGGGCGAAGCGGGTAAATCCTTCCAACCCGCCGCCGCCAAACTTCCCCCGAATCTCCTGGCCGCGGCCGACCTGGCGGGGACCGGCCGGCTCGGTCTCCTGGGGCTCGATCCCGACGGCCAGCCGCTGCAGCTGCAAAGCCGCGGCGAGAAGAACTACCACTGGCTGACGCTCCGGCCGCAGGCGACGAAGGCGGACGGCGACAACCGGATTAACTCGTTCGGGATCGGCGGCTCGATCGAGATCCGCTCCGGGACGCTCGTGGCGAAGCAGCCGATCGAGCGCCCGGCGGTCCACTTCGGACTCGGCGAGCGGCCGCAGGCGGACATCGCCCGGATCGACTGGCCGAACGGGGCTCCGCAGTTCGAGTTCAACCTCAAGCCGGACACCACCGTCGTCGCCCTCCAGCGGCTCAAGGGGTCGTGCCCGTTCCTCTACGCCTGGAACGGCGAGCGGTTCGAGTTCGTGACCGACTTCATGTGGAGCACGCCGCTGGGGATGTATATCAACGCCTCCAATAAAGGAGGCTTCCTTCAGACGACCGACTGGGTCCGGATCCCCGGCGAGCAGCTCGTCGAACGGGACGGCCACTACGACCTCCGCGTCAACGCGAACCTGTGGGAGACGCACTTCTTCGATCAGGTCGGCCTGTTCGCCGTCGATCATCCGGCGGGAACGGAGTTCTTCGTCGACGAGCGATTCTGCATGGAACCGTCGGAGCCGACGTTCCAGCTCGTCGAGAAGCGGCAGCCCGTCGTCCGGGCCTGGGATCACCTCGGCCAGGACGCGACGGAGGAGGTCCGGGAGACCGATGGCGTGCATCTCGACCGAGCAGGCCGCGGCCGATACCAGGGAGTCACGAACGACCACTGGGTCGAGTTCGACCTCGGGCCGGTTGATCCCGCGGACGGTCCGGTGTGGCTCATCGCCCGCGGCTGGGTCCACCCGACCGACAGCTCCGTGAACTACGCCCTCGAACAAGGCGAACACGCCCGCCCCCAGGGACTCGTCCTCGAAGCTCCGGATGTCCCGGCCGACGGCAGGATCGAAGACGACCGCCCGTGGACCGGCGCCTGGAAGACCGCCCGCGACAAGCTCGGCTTCCCGGCGGGGAAGAACAAGACCGTCCTCGTTCGGCTCGACGGGCTGGCCGGGGAGGGGGTCCCGCGGCGGCTGCGTCTGCGGACGACGATGGAGATCTACTGGGATTCGCTGGCAGTCGCCCGGGGCCTCGATCCGGGGGCGGTGCAGCGGACGGATCTCGTCCCCACGCAGGTCGATCTGCGGTTCCGCGGGGTCGTCGCGATGACGCAGGCCAATCCCGGCTCGCCCGAACTTCCGCATTACAATCAGCTCGTCGGGATCGGTCAGCCCTGGCGGGACCTGATCGGGTATCATACGCGGTTCGGGGACATTCAGGAGCTCGTCCGCAGCGTCGACGACCGGTACGCCATCCTGACCGCGGGGGACGAGGTCGTCCTGCGGTATCCGGTCCCCACTCCCCCGCCCGCCGGCTGGAAACGGGACTTCGTCTGGGTCTCCGACGGCTGGGTCAAGGACGGGGACTTCAACACCCGCTTCGGCAAGTTCGTCCTGCCGCTGCCGGCCCACGACATGACCACCTACGACACCCCGCCAACGACCCTGGAAGAGGATCCCACCTACCGGCGGCACCCGCAGGACTGGGACGTCTTTCATACGCGGTACGTGACCCCGGAACTCTTCGAGCGGGGGCTGCGTCCTCCTCGAAGCCCCGCCCCCTCCGCCGCGCCGACTGCGGCCAGGAGGACGCCATGA